In Anser cygnoides isolate HZ-2024a breed goose chromosome Z, Taihu_goose_T2T_genome, whole genome shotgun sequence, a genomic segment contains:
- the GIN1 gene encoding gypsy retrotransposon integrase-like protein 1 isoform X1 — protein sequence MVRSGKNGGLHLKQIAYYKRTGEYHPTTLSSERSGIRRAAKKFVFKENKLFYVGKDRKQMRLVIVSDEEKKKVLAKCHVNAAGTHHGISRTLTLVESNYYWTSVTNDVKQWVYACQHCQVAKNTTTTTPKPHPIKAEDPWTAVTVALVGPFNVTNRSHKYIIIMIDLFTKWAVILPLHDTSAAEIAKAIISVFFLYGPPQKMPIDQGKELAHQINKELFALFGMKQIVLSYPQTDEVNERTCKTIKAFLNKYCTDHPNDWDEHLSAIAYAFNLTNLEPDQTTPYFQMFNRNPYVVEPMNVCMEEDNMFAKIFEATKRASQALEEERTSDCQVEKTSSEEQKTRNKITVKKKPKQLNTLQLKVGHEVLRQRKNWWKDGRFQSEWVGPCIIDYITDNGCAILRDATGSRLKRPIKMSHLKPYIRGSNEKGNHYFLQGAVVVDHDYIGVSERSYNPSQQDPIAEGEINAYARGVMSAAQMPPSACKDQDSTDGKHQSEATKDHCIEPNNAKPEQWPSPCWTLQTKIEDT from the exons ATGGTACGCAGTGGAAAAAACGGTGGCCTCCACCTGAAGCAGATTGCATACTACAAAAGAACGGGGGAATATCATCCCACCACGTTATCAAGTGAACGAAGTGGAATCAGGAGAGCAGccaaaaaatttgttttcaaag aaaataaattgttctatgtcggaaaagacagaaaacaaatgcgCCTGGTAATTGTTTcagatgaagagaagaaaaaggttcTTGCAAAATGCCATGTAAATGCTGCAGGCACTCATCACGGTATATCAAGGACACTGACTTTAGTGGAATCTAATTACTACTGGACCTCTGTAACAAATGATGTCAAACAGTGG GTATATGCGTGCCAGCATTGCCAAGTGGCAAAGAATACGACCACCACCACACCCAAACCGCATCCTATCAAAGCAGAGGACCCCTGGACAGCAGTCACTGTAGCCCTAGTGGGACCTTTTAATGTTACCAACAGAAGCCACAAGTATATCATAATCATGATAGATTTGTTCACAAAATGGGCTGTTATTTTGCCTCTGCATGACACTTCAGCAGCTGAAATTGCTAAGGCAATCATcagtgtatttttcttatatggACCACCTCAAAAAATGCCTATTGATCAAGGGAAGGAGCTTGCTCATCAG ataaaCAAAGAACTATTTGCACTGTTTGGAATGAAACAAATAGTATTGTCTTATCCTCAGACTGATGAAGTAAATGAAAGAACATGCAAGACAATCAAAGCTTTCCTTAACAAATACTGCACAGACCATCCAAATGATTGGGATGAACATTTGTCTGCTATTGCCTATGCTTTCAATTTGACTAATTTG GAGCCAGATCAAACCACTCCCTATTTCCAAATGTTTAATCGTAACCCGTATGTTGTTGAACCGATGAATGTATGTATGGAAGAAGACAATATGTTTGCCAAAATATTTGAAGCAACCAAAAGAGCCAGTCAAGCACTGGAAGAAGAGAGAACCTCAGATTGTCAG GTGGAGAAAACCTcttcagaagaacagaaaaccagaaacaaaatcactgtcAAAAAGAAGCCAAAGCAATTAAATACCCTTCAACTTAAAGTTGGTCATGAAGTcctcagacaaagaaaaaactgGTGGAAAGATGGTCGTTTCCAGTCAGAGTGGGTCGGTCCTTGTATTATAGATTATATCACAGATAATGGCTGTGCAATATTAAGAGATGCTACAGGATCCAGGTTGAAAAGACCCATCAAGATGTCTCACCTCAAGCCATACATAAGAGGGTCCAATGAAAAAG GCAACCACTACTTCTTACAAGGTGCAGTAGTTGTTGACCATGATTATATTGGCGTATCTGAAAGATCTTATAATCCAAGCCAGCAAGACCCTATTGCTGAAGGGGAAATAAATGCCTATGCGAGAGGAGTCATGTCTGCTGCGCAAATGCCACCTTCAGCCTGCAAAGACCAAGATTCAACAGATGGTAAACATCAGTCTGAGGCGACAAAAGATCATTGCATTGAACCAAACAATGCAAAGCCAGAGCAATGGCCTTCACCTTGCTGGACGCTTCAGACCAAGATAGAAGACACTTAA
- the GIN1 gene encoding gypsy retrotransposon integrase-like protein 1 isoform X2, whose translation MVRSGKNGGLHLKQIAYYKRTGEYHPTTLSSERSGIRRAAKKFVFKENKLFYVGKDRKQMRLVIVSDEEKKKVLAKCHVNAAGTHHGISRTLTLVESNYYWTSVTNDVKQWVYACQHCQVAKNTTTTTPKPHPIKAEDPWTAVTVALVGPFNVTNRSHKYIIIMIDLFTKWAVILPLHDTSAAEIAKAIISVFFLYGPPQKMPIDQGKELAHQTDEVNERTCKTIKAFLNKYCTDHPNDWDEHLSAIAYAFNLTNLEPDQTTPYFQMFNRNPYVVEPMNVCMEEDNMFAKIFEATKRASQALEEERTSDCQVEKTSSEEQKTRNKITVKKKPKQLNTLQLKVGHEVLRQRKNWWKDGRFQSEWVGPCIIDYITDNGCAILRDATGSRLKRPIKMSHLKPYIRGSNEKGNHYFLQGAVVVDHDYIGVSERSYNPSQQDPIAEGEINAYARGVMSAAQMPPSACKDQDSTDGKHQSEATKDHCIEPNNAKPEQWPSPCWTLQTKIEDT comes from the exons ATGGTACGCAGTGGAAAAAACGGTGGCCTCCACCTGAAGCAGATTGCATACTACAAAAGAACGGGGGAATATCATCCCACCACGTTATCAAGTGAACGAAGTGGAATCAGGAGAGCAGccaaaaaatttgttttcaaag aaaataaattgttctatgtcggaaaagacagaaaacaaatgcgCCTGGTAATTGTTTcagatgaagagaagaaaaaggttcTTGCAAAATGCCATGTAAATGCTGCAGGCACTCATCACGGTATATCAAGGACACTGACTTTAGTGGAATCTAATTACTACTGGACCTCTGTAACAAATGATGTCAAACAGTGG GTATATGCGTGCCAGCATTGCCAAGTGGCAAAGAATACGACCACCACCACACCCAAACCGCATCCTATCAAAGCAGAGGACCCCTGGACAGCAGTCACTGTAGCCCTAGTGGGACCTTTTAATGTTACCAACAGAAGCCACAAGTATATCATAATCATGATAGATTTGTTCACAAAATGGGCTGTTATTTTGCCTCTGCATGACACTTCAGCAGCTGAAATTGCTAAGGCAATCATcagtgtatttttcttatatggACCACCTCAAAAAATGCCTATTGATCAAGGGAAGGAGCTTGCTCATCAG ACTGATGAAGTAAATGAAAGAACATGCAAGACAATCAAAGCTTTCCTTAACAAATACTGCACAGACCATCCAAATGATTGGGATGAACATTTGTCTGCTATTGCCTATGCTTTCAATTTGACTAATTTG GAGCCAGATCAAACCACTCCCTATTTCCAAATGTTTAATCGTAACCCGTATGTTGTTGAACCGATGAATGTATGTATGGAAGAAGACAATATGTTTGCCAAAATATTTGAAGCAACCAAAAGAGCCAGTCAAGCACTGGAAGAAGAGAGAACCTCAGATTGTCAG GTGGAGAAAACCTcttcagaagaacagaaaaccagaaacaaaatcactgtcAAAAAGAAGCCAAAGCAATTAAATACCCTTCAACTTAAAGTTGGTCATGAAGTcctcagacaaagaaaaaactgGTGGAAAGATGGTCGTTTCCAGTCAGAGTGGGTCGGTCCTTGTATTATAGATTATATCACAGATAATGGCTGTGCAATATTAAGAGATGCTACAGGATCCAGGTTGAAAAGACCCATCAAGATGTCTCACCTCAAGCCATACATAAGAGGGTCCAATGAAAAAG GCAACCACTACTTCTTACAAGGTGCAGTAGTTGTTGACCATGATTATATTGGCGTATCTGAAAGATCTTATAATCCAAGCCAGCAAGACCCTATTGCTGAAGGGGAAATAAATGCCTATGCGAGAGGAGTCATGTCTGCTGCGCAAATGCCACCTTCAGCCTGCAAAGACCAAGATTCAACAGATGGTAAACATCAGTCTGAGGCGACAAAAGATCATTGCATTGAACCAAACAATGCAAAGCCAGAGCAATGGCCTTCACCTTGCTGGACGCTTCAGACCAAGATAGAAGACACTTAA